TTTTTTAAAAATAAATTCTTCACACTGCCTACTTTACTTCTAATATTGATTTGTCCTTCTACTTCCCCTAAATGGATAGAACCATTCCCGGAATGAACATTAAGAAGCCCTCCTTTAAAGCTATTCATGCTAATCGTCCCTACATCAGAGGTCAGAGATAGTCGGCTAGCTCCAGTCACTTGGTCGACATCAATATTTCCGTTTTCTGTCTCCAGCTGAATATCTTCTAACAAACCAGCCGGTACGTTTAAGAGAATTTCGCTTTTGTTTCTTATTCCAGGTATTATTTTTTTCCACCCTTGATTGGTTGTGTGTACATTAATCATGGCTTTGTCCTGACTATAAGTAATATCAATGTTCGGCTCTCCGAATATGGGCTTTTGACCTTGAACATCAATCGACAAATCTTGTGAATGACTGACTATCTTAATATTCGCTAAATCCGCATTAAGTTGAATACCGTTAACATTATTTATCTTTGAACGGTACTCAAAGTTACTTGTTGAGCTGTTTAACAAACCTAAACCTACAACGAATAAAGTCATTACAATGATTCCTCCTAGAATAAACTTTTTTCTCCGCATTGTTCATCATTCATTCCCTTACTCAGTATATATTTTATTCACTAAGTATTTTAGTTGATATAATACTTAGTGAATAAAATATACAGAAAACGAATCCTCTAGTCAACAAAAAAACAGATCTATTTATGATCTGTTTTAAATGGTTTCTTCAATATTTTAAAGCAAGTGATTTCGTACAAGAAAAGAAGATGATATTTCGTTGCCTTCAATTAATCTGGTTGTATGGTGGAAGTCACTTAACCGTTTCCCACCCTCTACATCTTTCTGTAATTTCATGTGAGTCAGCAGGAATTTCAATATTTTTACTGAAATATACATAGTTAGCAGTAATTTCATTATGGTGGTGTGGTAGATGATTGACATACTAAAAAAGCAGATTCCATTAATACATCATTGTAAGGACATGACTAAAATTAATAAAGGATTCTCTTCAGATGAAAAATATCTGATTCATATGCCTGGTGATAACAACAATTTACTCCTTAGAATGTTCAATATTGAAGAGTTGGAGTCAAAGAAAATGGAGTATTCCATATTAGAAAAGATGCAAGCGTTTAAAATTAATTGTTCAGTGCCCATTTCTTTTGGTGAGGCAGGAAAAAAGGATATTTGATTACATCCTACATAGAGGGTAAAGATGCTGAAAGTGAAATCCAAAAATACTCAGAACAAGAACAACATAATATAGGTATTGTTGCAGGGAGAGAATTAAGAAAAATGCATCAATATACTGCACCAAACCATATCCCTTCTTGGTATTCAAGAAAGCTTGTAAAACATGAGAGATATATAGATGCTTACTTAGCATCTGAAATAAAAGTTGATAATGACAGAAAAATCATGGATTTTATTGATGAAAACATTCATCTGATGAAACAAAGACCTAACTTATTTCAACATGATGACTTTCACCTTGGAAATATCATTGTCAATGATAAAAAATTTGCAGGGGTCATAGACTTTAACAGGTATGATTGGGGTGATCCTTTCCATGAATTCCTTAAGATAGGTATTTTTAGTAGAGGGGTAAGCATTCCATTTTCAGTTGGTCAGATTAGAGGTTACTTTGATCATGTTGAACCTGATGATTATTTTTGGAGGCTTTATTCACTGTACCTAGCAATGTGTGTTTTCTCTACTGTAGTATGGACTTTAAGAACGATTCCAGATGACATAGATTCTATGTTAAATAAAGTATACATGTTATTAGAAGATCATGATTACTTT
The DNA window shown above is from Litoribacterium kuwaitense and carries:
- a CDS encoding DUF4097 family beta strand repeat-containing protein, translating into MTLFVVGLGLLNSSTSNFEYRSKINNVNGIQLNADLANIKIVSHSQDLSIDVQGQKPIFGEPNIDITYSQDKAMINVHTTNQGWKKIIPGIRNKSEILLNVPAGLLEDIQLETENGNIDVDQVTGASRLSLTSDVGTISMNSFKGGLLNVHSGNGSIHLGEVEGQINIRSKVGSVKNLFLKKIHGENNIEVSNGNVKVQLPDMTKIADLGLNISTKNGKILSKEHKLEMINKGPGKEVIHQTQNNEAKLNISVSVGNIEIN